One genomic segment of Mobula hypostoma chromosome 2, sMobHyp1.1, whole genome shotgun sequence includes these proteins:
- the tmem87b gene encoding transmembrane protein 87B isoform X4, producing MFNKTDIALQVVSFKCEEVSLIVEWYLRYYPCHNEFNIKDIYDKRFSDNGDTHSLEPHPFSSGQYIEYKSDSIVCDEKIQVFPKFNMSKNLPKPVVVQTPNAIKNAEVNTNTDVKVTASLHLSEGKKAIRSLWKRDITTKKYDIVAQTWRDGPYLFILSIKPLNERIKSNWNLTVMVLMQGSHGFISATEFPLMIFYMVMCIIYIIYGIFWLFWSACYWKDLLRIQFWIAAVIFLGMLEKAVFYAEYQNTNIRGTSVQGLLVFAELISALKRTLARLLVIIVSLGYGIVKPRLGTVMHRVIGLGGLYLAFAAVEGVLRITGDRRSVPVLVADIFLALIDSCFVWFIFVSLAQTIKTLKLRKNTVKLSLYRHFTNTLILAIIASVGFMIWTTKKFRLTPCQSDWMELWVDDAFWRLLFSVILLVIMFLWRPSANNQRYAFTPLIDDPDDEANELIAENLADGIKMRATKTGANGLAIQSSNLDEDLKWVEDNIPSITDVALPMLLDSDEEIMTIKYEMSKME from the exons ATGTTTAACAAAACAGATATAGCACTTCAAG ttGTTTCATTCAAGTGTGAAGAAGTATCACTAATTGTTGAATGGTACCTCAGATATTACCCCTGCcacaatgaatttaatattaaa GATATATATGACAAAAGATTTTCCGATAATGGTGATACCCATAGCCTTGAGCCTCACCCATTCAGCAGTGGGCAATATATTGAATACAAATCTGATAGCATTGTTTGCGATGAAAAAATTCAAGTCTTCCCTAAGTTTAAT ATGAGCAAAAATCTTCCAAAACCTGTTGTGGTACAGACACCAAATGCAATTAAG AATGCAGAGGTAAATACCAACACTGATGTCAAGGTCACTGCAAGTCTTCATTTATCTGAAGGCAAAAAG GCTATTCGTTCCTTATGGAAAAGAGACATTACAACAAAAAAG TATGATATTGTGGCGCAGACCTGGAGGGATGGTCCTTATCTATTTATTCTTTCCATCAAACCTCTCAATGAAAGAATTAAAAGTAACTGGAATTTAACAG TAATGGTATTGATGCAAGGCTCTCATGGATTCATCTCAGCGACTGAATTTCCACTGATGATT TTTTATATGGTAATGTGCATCATATACATAATTTACGGAATCTTTTGGCTTTTCTGGTCTGCGTGTTATTGGAAAGATTTGTTGAGGATCCAGTTCTGGATAGCTGCAGTGATTTTTCTTGGAATGTTGGAAAAAGCTGTATTCTATGCAGAATATCAAAACACAAATATTCGTGGAACATCTG TGCAAGGTCTTCTAGTCTTTGCAGAACTTATTTCTGCTTTGAAAAGAACATTAGCTCGGCTCCTTGTGATCATTGTAAGCTTGGGATAtggaatagttaa GCCTCGATTAGGCACAGTAATGCACAGAGTGATTGGCTTGGGAGGCCTCTACCTGGCTTTTGCAGCTGTTGAAGGAGTTTTGAGAATTACCGGG GATCGAAGAAGTGTTCCAGTCTTGGTCGCTGATATATTTTTAGCATTAATCGATTCCTGTTTTGTCTGGTTCATAT TTGTCAGCCTGGCTCAAacaattaaaacattaaaattaaggaaaaatacagtgaaacttTCACTATACAGACATTTTACCAATACATTAATTTTGGCAATAATAG CATCAGTTGGGTTTATGATATGGACAACAAAGAAATTCAGGTTGACGCCATGTCAGTCA GATTGGATGGAACTATGGGTTGACGATGCTTTCTGGAGATTGCTCTTCTCTGTCATTCTGTTAGTTATAATGTTCCTCTGGAGACCATCGGCAAATAATCAGAG ATATGCGTTTACCCCTCTTATTGATGACCCAGATGATGAAGCGAATGAACTGATTGCAGAAAACTTAG CTGATGGGATAAAGATGCGAGCAACCAAAACAGGGGCTAATGGATTAGCGATACAGTCTTCAAATTTG GATGAAGATTTAAAGTGGGTAGAAGACAACATCCCTTCTATAACAGATGT TGCACTTCCTATGTTACTGGATTCAGATGAA